The nucleotide sequence TGGCTGCTTATATCCTGTTTTCGCTGAGAGTAGCGATGGCTTCACGTCATGATTTCGGTGAAGAACAGGAATTACCGCCCCTGATTGAAAACCAGATCGCTTATTTTTTCAAGCTCGCATTGATGTTTTTTTGTGGTGCCTGTCTGGTAGTGCTGGGAAGCCGACTGCTGGTCACGAACGCCGTAGTGGTAGCCCGGTATTTTGAGGTTTCTGAGTTATTGATTGGTCTGACAATTCTGGCCATTGGTACTTCGCTGCCTGAATATACAATTTCCGTTCTGTCGATTATCAAAGGTCACGGTGCCCTGGGAACCGGGAATATCATCGGGGCCAACGTACTGAATATCAATATGGTTATCGCGATTTGTGCCCTGATTCACCCCTTACCCATTCAGCGGCAGACCGTCATCCTGGATGGTCCTGTTGTGATTCTGCTGATTGTGGCAATGCTGGGGCTGGCGTGGAGGAAAAAGCGGATCTCTACTGCCAGTGGGGCTGTACTGCTTGCGATTTATGTCGGGTATCTACTGCTGGCAACATTCTGCTTCGCCAGCAGCTAGACTGTGTCCCATTTTAACTGTAGCGTCTGCAAAATCATCGGTGCCGAATAGAATCGATCGGCAGACGTGATGCTCAAATATGATGCACTCTCGCGGCTTTTCCGGCGTGGAAATGCATGTTTGCTGAAATTGACCGCATACTCGTTGGGCTGCCAGATCTTGATCCGCTGTCAATTCCGGATTGACGGACCACTGGTCTTTTGGCTTCTATTGAGTATAGGCTTGATTCACAAACCAAAATAAGAATATGATGTCTTGCTTAGCTTTGTTTCTTTTGGAGAGTTCACTATAGACCGATCAGGTCATCCTCTTGAGCTCACTGGATGTTCTCGTTTATCAGTTTTTCCCAGAATCAGTAATGTTCCCGATATGGTCAGAATTGGAATTATAGGGCTAGGCCCATATTGGGAACAGCGCTATGAACCTGCTTTGCGAATGATGGATCAGCGTATCCAGATCAAGGCAGTCTACGATCCGGTTCGCAGTCGTGCAGAACAGGTCGCTGCACAATGGGATGCGGCAGTCGTTTCAGGAATCGGCTGCCTGGCGACTCGATATCCGCTGGATGCATTTTTACTGTTACATTCCGACTGGATGAATCATTACCCGTTGACCATTCTCAGCCAGCAGCACCGCCCGGTCTACATTGCCGGCAGCCTGGG is from Gimesia maris and encodes:
- a CDS encoding calcium/sodium antiporter, with protein sequence MYLAAEPLEFLRIFIGLDAPASILYCSLLILLGMLSITKGGDLFTDSSVEIARLTRIPPVIIGATIVSMSTTFPELMVSVTGTLAGKGDLAVGNALGSCLCNIGLIIGSCALLKGYLSRKRKTESGIPVSRLTIVGPGFFMLFSGVLVWVFSLFSTGGAVTQTGAPAEFAIARWQAVILLCVLAAYILFSLRVAMASRHDFGEEQELPPLIENQIAYFFKLALMFFCGACLVVLGSRLLVTNAVVVARYFEVSELLIGLTILAIGTSLPEYTISVLSIIKGHGALGTGNIIGANVLNINMVIAICALIHPLPIQRQTVILDGPVVILLIVAMLGLAWRKKRISTASGAVLLAIYVGYLLLATFCFASS